A region of the Exiguobacterium aurantiacum DSM 6208 genome:
CAACCGCGTCAGTTTCGGCGTCCAGACGTTCGATGACGGCGGACTCGAGCGGATCGGGCGGACACACCGGGCCGACGACGTGTTCGCGACCGTGACAGAGGCCGCGAAGCGATTCGACAACATCTCGATCGACTTGATGTTCGGGTTGCCGGAACAGACGCTCGAGCAAATCGAGCGCGACCTCGACTTGGCGTTCCAGCTCCCGATTCAACACGTGTCTTCCTATTCGCTCATTCTCGAACCACATACCGTGTTCGCGATTCAAGAGCGAAAAGGGAAGTTGCGTCTTCCGGGTGAGGATATCGAAGTCGCGATGTATTTGAAAGTGATGGAGACGCTCGAACGGCGAGGCTTGAAACAATATGAGATTTCAAACTATAGCCTCGAAGGACGGGAGAGCCGGCATAACCAAGTGTACTGGCGCAATGAAGAGTATTATGGCTTCGGTGCCGGTGCGCACAGTTATTTGAACGGGGAACGGCGCGCGAACATCGCCCCGATTCCGCACTATATCAAGGCGGAAGGGTTGCCGGTTCGCAATACGACGAAACTCGAGACGGTCGAAAAGATGGAAGAAGAGCTATTCCTCGGCCTCCGCATGCGCTCAGGTGTCTCGTTTGAAACGTTCGAGTCGAAGTATGGCGTGTCGATGCGTTCGGCGTTCGGCCACGTTCTCGATGATCTCGTGGCAAAACGGCTGATTGAACTGACGGACACGCACGTCCGTTTGACGGAGTCGGGTTTACCGCTCGCCAACGAGGCGTTCGCCGCGTTCATCGGCGAGGCCCGCGTCGATGCGGACACGGTGAAATAAAGGCAAAACGTATACAAAAAAGGGAATCCGCAACGGATTCCCTTTCTATATTATAAGACGAGATCGCGATAGATCGGCATGAGCCGGCTGTACGTATCCTCGATGAGAGCGAGAAACGCCGCCTCGTTTTGAAGGATAGAGGCATCGGCCGGTAGTTGACGACCGATCAAGAAGTCGGCTTTCTTCACGTCTTTGAACCGCGCCGTCATCGTCTCGACCGCTTCATCAGACATGTCTTCGAGCAAGAACGCGTCTTTTTTCATATGGTCGCCGGAGATATGGAAGTCCGGAAACTGAGACTTCAAGTCGAGCGACATGAGCCGTTCGCCGATCGCTTCTTTGTTCGGCATCTCATAGATGAAAGCGAGCCAGACAAAGACCCGGTCGTCAAACAGGCCGACTTGGAAGTGAGGATGTTTCTTGTAGCCACGTTTATCGTGGCAGATGGCCATCCACGTGTCTTTAGGCGGATTGACGGTCCGGCGCGCATGTTTGGCGACGTGTAAATAAAGGGGGATGCCGACATCTGCCTCGAGCTGGGGACCGACTTCTTCATAAATTTGATGGAAGAGCGGCTGAATGTTCGAACGGATGCCTTCCATGCGGGCATCAAGTCCATCTTTTGTGAATACGTCGAATTGTTGTGTTGTAAACATATAATCACCTCAATTTGTATCATACCGAATCTGCTGAAAACATGCATAGGCGACGACTTCGTGGCAGCTTAGAAAATGAGACGAATGAATTGACAAATAGTGAGAACGTGATAATATTTGAAGTGTGATTAGCACTCGTTAAATATGAGTGCTAATAAAGCGAGGCCTATCTTTCAGAGAGGAGTGAAGATGTGCTGACAGAGAGACAGTTGCTCATTTTACGAGCTATCATTGATGACTATATCCAGACGGCGCAACCGGTCGGCTCCCGCACGTTGTCGAAACGGGATGACCTGTCATTCAGTTCGGCGACGATCCGGAACGATATGGCCGATCTCGAGGACATGGGTTTGATTGAAAAACCCCACACCTCGGCCGGACGGATCCCATCCGAGGTGGGGTATCGTTACTACGTCGACCATCTCGTCGAAACGAAGATCATCGACGAGCGCGAGACGTATCGTCTCGGGGAACATCTGCGGGCGTCCGCACAAGAGTCCGAAGTGCTCATCCGTCAAGCCGCCGACCTACTCTCTGATTTGACCAACTATACGACCGTCGCCCTCGGCCCGAACAGCCAGATGAACCGGTTGGCACGAATCGATTTGATGCCGCTCGATGAACGGCGTGGCGTCGTCTTGATCGTCACGGACCAAGGGCATGTCGAACACCGGACGGTCGTCTTTGAATCGCCGATGGCGCCGGAGATGGTCGAAGAGACGATTCGTTTCTTAAACGATCGTCTTAAAGGGACACCGCTCGGTCAACTGAAGTCCCGGATTGGTGAAGAAGTATCGAAACTTCGACTCGCACATCAAGAACAGTATGAGAACATGATGCAGCTCATCCAATCGACTGCCGGGCTGCATCATCCGAGCTCGCTCTACTTGGGCGGGAAGAAAAACATCTTCAATCAACCGGAGTTTCAATCGCTCGATACGCTCCGTCCGTTCCTCGAATGGATCGATGAACAGGAGCGCTTGACCGATTGGCTCGAATCGTTGCCAAATCGCGAGATTTATGTGAGCATTGGGAGCGAGAACGGTATCGTCGCGCTTCAAAATTGCAGCGTCATCACCTCTGACTACACGCTCGACGGGAAGACGTTCGGAACGATCGCCATGATCGGACCGACGCGGATGGACTATCGGCACGGGGTGCAGATGATGGGGCAGCTCATCGAGGCGCTCAGGCGAACGAAACTAGAAGAGTGACGGAAAGGAGCCTCAACATGACAGCAGACAACCAAAACGGTCCGGACAAGGACGAAGTGCTCGAGGAAAAAGATTTCGAGCCGAAGCAAGAACCGACGACAGACGTCGAATCAGACGAGGTTTCAAATGCTCAGAATGTGGAAGAAAGTTCTGAGGGGACTGATTTACAAAAAGAGATCGAAGTGCTCAAAGCGAGTGAACTTCGCATTCGCGCCGATTTTGACAACTTCCGCCGCCGGACGAACGAAGAGAACGCAAAACGCGTCAAGTTCGCCTCGCAAGCGGTCGTTGAAAAATTGATTCCGCTCATCGATAACTTCGAGCGTGCGCTCCAAGTCGAAGCGAACTCGGACGACGCCAAGCAAATCCAGGCGGGCGTCGATATGATCCATCGACAGTTGCTCGATGTGTTGAACGGTGAGAGCGTCGAAGCGATCGAAGCGGTCGGTCAACCGTTCGACCCGAACTTCCACCAAGCGGTCATGCAAGAGCCGAGCGATGAGTTCGAGTCAGGCATCGTGACGATGGAACTTCAAAAAGGATACACGATGCACGGGCGTGTCATTCGTCCGAGCATGGTAAAAGTCGCAGAATAACATTACTTAACTAGATGGAGGAATCGACAATGGGTAAAATTATCGGAATTGACTTAGGGACAACAAACTCATGCGTGGCAGTTATGGAAGGTGGCGAAGCGGTCGTCATCTCGAACGCGGAAGGGAACCGTACGACACCTTCTGTCGTCGCCTTCAAAGGGGAAGAGCGTCAAGTCGGGGAAGTCGCAAAACGTCAAGCGATCACGAACCCGAACACGATCCAATCGATCAAGCGTCATATGGGTACGTCGCATACAGTAGAAGTTGAGGGCAAGAAGTTCACGCCGCAAGAGATTTCAGCCATCATCTTGCAAAAACTCAAAAAAGACGCTGAAGACTACCTCGGTGAGTCAGTGACGGAAGCGGTCATCACAGTTCCTGCTTACTTCAACGATGCTGAGCGTCAAGCGACAAAAGATGCAGGGAAGATCGCTGGCCTCGACGTCAAGCGGATCATCAACGAGCCGACAGCTGCCGCACTCGCATACGGGCTTGATAAAGGCGAAGATCACACGATCTTGATCTATGACCTTGGCGGCGGTACGTTCGATGTATCGATCCTCGAACTCGGTGATGGTGTCTTTGAAGTAGTCGCGACAGCGGGTGACAACCGTCTCGGTGGGGACGACTTCGACCAAAAAGTCATCGACTACCTCGTCCAAGAGTTCAAAAAAGAGAACGGCATCGACCTCGCCCAAGACAAGATGGCGCTTCAACGCTTGAAAGACGCAGCTGAGAAAGCGAAAAAAGACCTTTCAGGCGTGACGAGTGCACATATCAGCCTCCCGTTCATCACGGCCGGAGCAGCTGGTCCGCTTCACTTGGAAACGACACTCACACGTGCGAAGTTTGACGAGTTGACAGCTGACCTCGTCGAGCGCACGATGGAGCCGACACGCCGCGCGTTGAAAGATTCAGGTCTCACACCGTCTGACCTCGACAAGATCATCCTCGTCGGTGGCTCGACACGTATTCCTGCGGTCCAAAAAGCGATTCACGATTTCACGAAGAAAGAGCCGTTCAAAGGTGTCAACCCGGATGAAGTCGTTGCCCTCGGTGCTGCGATTCAAGGTGGCGTCCTTGCCGGTGACGTGAAAGACGTCGTTCTTCTCGATGTCACACCGCTCTCACTCGGTATCGAGACGATGGGTGGCGTCATGACGAAGTTGATCGACCGTAACACGACGATCCCGACATCGAAATCACAAGTCTTCTCGACAGCGGCTGACAACCAACCGGCTGTTGACATCCACGTCCTCCAAGGGGAACGTCCGATGGCACCAGATAACAAGACACTCGGTCGCTTCCAGTTGACGGACATCCCGCCGGCACAACGTGGCGTCCCACAAATCGAAGTCAAGTTCGACATCGATGCGAACGGAATCGTTCACGTGTCGGCGAAAGACCTTGGCACGAACAAAGAACAGTCGATCACGATCCAATCGTCGTCAGGTATCGACGAGTCTGAAATCGAGCGCATGGTAAAAGAAGCCGAGGCGAACGCCGAAGCCGATAAACAGCGTAAAGAAGAAGCTGAACTCCGCAACGAGACGGACCAACTCGTCTTCGCGACAGACAAAGCGATCAAAGATCTCGGCGAGCAAGTCGACGCCGCGGATAAAGACAAAGCGGAAGCTGCAAAAGAAAAAGCGAAATCAGCACTTGAAGGAACGGATCTTGAAGCCATTCGTTCGGCAAAAGACGAATTGGCGACTGTCGTTCAAGAGTTGACACAAAAAGTGTATGCGAAAATGGCCGAAGAGCAAGGTGCTGAAGGCGCCGAAGCCCAAACAGAAGCGAAAGACGACAATGTCGTGGACGCCGAGTTTGAAGACCTCGACGATCGTAAATAATAAAACCGATAGGAGGGTGCCAAAGCAGGTTTCTGCTTTGGCTCTTTCTATGTTAAGGTAGAGTCGGTAAAAATTGAACTTTATGTACAAGAATAGGAGAGAGTGAAGTGGCGAAACGAGATTATTATGAAGTGCTTGGCCTAGATAAATCGGCCTCGGCGCAAGACATTAAACGAGCGTATCGTAAGCTCGCGCGTGAATATCACCCGGACATCAACCAAGAGCCGGATGCGGCCGATAAGTTTAAAGAACTCGGCGAGGCGTATGAAGTGTTATCCGATGAACAAAAACGGGCCCAATACGACCGATTCGGCTTTGAAGGGGCAAGCCAGTTCGGCGGCGGTGACTTCCAAGGCGGGTTCGGCGATATCTTTGACATGTTCTTCGGTGGCGGCGGACGTCGTCAAGACCCGAACGCGCCGCGACGCGGTGAAGACTATCAATACGTCGTCGATCTCGACTTCATGGAAAGTGTCACTGGGAAGACGGAGACGATCGAACTCGAGATCGAAGTCGAATGTGACACGTGTATGGGCAGCGGGGCCAAACCGGGAACGAAACCGGAGACGTGTGGACGTTGTGGCGGCAGCGGTGTCGAGACGGTCGAGCAGAACACGATTCTCGGACGGATGGTCAACCAACGCCCATGTAGCCAATGTCACGGCACCGGGAAGACGATCAAAGAGAAATGTTCGACATGTCACGGCTCAGGCCATGTGAAGAAAACGCAACGCGTCGAAGTGAAAATTCCAGCCGGGATTGACAACGGTCAACAAATCCGGATGTCTGGAAAAGGAGGCCCTGGTTTCAACGGTGGACCGGCGGGAGACTTGTACGTCGTCGTCCGTGTCCGCGGTCACGAAATCTTTGAACGGGTCGACCAACACATCGCGATGGAGATGCCGGTCACGTTCACCCAAGCGGCGCTCGGTGCTGAAATCGAAGTTCCGACCGTACACGGTAAAGTCAGCTTGAAAGTTCCTGCCGGCACGCAGACCGGATCGAAATTCCGGTTGCGCGGCAAAGGGATGCCGAGTGTCCGAGGCGGTGGGCACGGGGATCAATACGTCACAATCGTCATCATGACACCGACAAACATGACCGATCGTCAAAAAGAACTGCTCCGCGAGTTCGAAGAGATTAGCGGAGAAGCAGGCGTCGAAGAACAACACGGGTTGTTCCAAAAGATGAAAAAGTTTTTTAGTCACTAAAAGGAGCGTGTGAAGCGATGAAATGGTCTGAAATTTGTGTCCACACGACACAACAGGCAGTCGAAGCCGTATCAAACTTATTACATGAAGTGGGGGCGCAAGGGGTCGTCATCGAGGACGTGGAAGACTACGACCAGATGATGGCCGAAGACCATTTCGGAGAGATTTGGGACGTTTCTGGACGTGACTCGTACCCGACGTCAGGTGTGTACGTGAAAGCGTACGTCCCGACGTCGAGTGATTTCCAAGACACGCTTGCCGCCTTTAAAAAAGAAGTCGACCGTCTCCGGGACGTGCTCGACGTCGGCACCGGTGACGTGACGGTGGCCGAGATGGACGAGGAGGACTGGGCCCATTCGTGGAAACAGTACTACAAACCGGTCAAAATCTCGCAACAGCTCACGATCGTCCCGTTATGGGAAGACTACGTGCCGCAACCGGAAGAAAACGTGATTTTACTCGATCCTGGGATGGCTTTCGGGACGGGGACGCATCCGACGACGATGTTGTGCATTCAAGCAATCGAGAACTACATCCAACCGAATGATCGCTTGATCGATGTCGGGACGGGATCGGGTGTACTCGCCATCGCGGCGGCGAAACTCGGGGCAAATCATGTCGAGGCGCTCGATTTAGATGCCGTCGCCGTCGAGTCGGCACGACAAAACGTCGAGACGAACGGTGTCGGCGACGTCGTCAACGTCAAGACCGGTGATTTGCTGAAAGGGATGACGGGTGAGTATGATCTCGTCGTCGCCAATATTTTGGCCGACGTCATCATGCTCTTCATCGATGACGCGTATGCGCGCGTCAAACCGGGCGGCTATTTCATCACATCGGGTATTATCGGACAAAAACGGGCGGAAGTGACCGAGGCGTTGAAAGCGGCCGGGTTCATGATCGAAGAGACACGGGTCATGGAAGATTGGGTTGCCATCATCGCGAAAAAGGGGTGAGGGCATGCAACGATACTTTCTAAACCGTGACGCGTTCGCGCATGACCTCGTCGCACTGCCAGCGGACGTCGCCCATCATATCGGCACGGTGCTTCGGGAAAGCCCAGGCTATCAACTTGTGCTCTTGGATGGGACCGGATATGAATACGTGGCCGAGGTGGTGACGCTCGATAAGAAATCGGGGACGGCGCGTGTGATTGAGAAGCGGCGGGCGACGACCGAACTGCCGATCGACGTGACGCTTGCTTACGCGCTCCCGAAAGGCGACAAAGTCGAACTCGTCGCGCAAAAAGCGACCGAACTCGGTTTGCATCACTTGCTGCTCTTCGAGTCGAAGCGCTCTGTCGCGAAGTGGGACGCGAAAAAAGCACCGAAGAAAGTCGAACGCCTTCAAAAGATCATGCAGGAGGCGGCCGAACAATCGTACCGCGCCGTCGTCCCGACGTGTTCTTATATCAGCTCACGAGAGTTGTCAGGACAGCTCAAGGCATATGATGCCGTTGTGCTCGCCTATGAGGAATCGGCGAAAGACGGTGAACAGTCGTCATTTGCCACAATCCTGCAGACACTAAAACCCGAGGCGCGTCTTCTTGTCATCGTCGGTCCCGAAGGCGGATTCGACGTGGACGAAGTGGCCGGATGGATAGAACAAGGTGGAGTCGCATGTGCGTTCGGTCCCCGAATCCTTCGCTCGGAGACGGCGCCGCTCTATGCGCTCGCTGCCATCTCCTATGCGCTCGAATTGACGTGAAACAGCTCTTGCCGCGTGCGGCAAGAGCTGTTTTTTTATTTCTTCGTCAAGGTGATCGTCTCTTTCGTGACGTTCCCCGCGAGGTCGACCGCCTCGAACGTGAACGTGTTTTCGCCAGAAACGACAGGCAACGTGAGAGTCTCGGTCCGTGAGAATGGACGCATCTCATACGGCGCCTTAAGTGCTTGGCTGAACTTCAAATCTCCGTTGACGAGAAGTTTCACTTCGTCAAAGTTGTCTTTCACCGTCACGTCTAAGCGGACGGTCTGTTGATTTTTATTAATATTTTTAGGAAGCTTCCCGAACGAGATCGTCGCCGGTGTCGCATCGACGAAGATCGTCCGTTGGAAATTGGCGACGTTGCCGGCCGCGTCCTCCGCGACGAAACGCAGTTTATGGACACCGTCGACAAACGTCCGCGTCGTGTTGAAGTCGTAACGCTTCGTCGATTCGTTGAACGTGAGCGGGACATCAATGCCGTCGACTTGGAACGACTGGATGGCCGATGCGTCTTGGATCGATCCTGAGATCGGGATGACCGAAGTCGCATACGGTGCGAGCGCGAGCGGCGCGGTCAAGAAAACTCCAGGTTTCTCCGCGTCTGTCGAATAAGCGACCGCTTTCGTCGTACTGTTACCGGCGTGGTCGGTGACGCGCACGCTGACGTTATCCGTCTCGCTAAGTGAGGCGAACGTGTGCGACGCCGAGGCGTTCATCGACGTGGCGACCGCTTTGCCGTTGACGAGATACTCGACCGAGCGTACGCCGGCGAAGTCGTCTTTTGCTTGGACGGCCAAACTGTCTTGAAGCCATTTCGCTGTGAACGTCGGATCCGTGTAGTCGACTTTGACTGGGAAGCGAAGTTTTTGTACCTCTTTTTTCATGTAATCGATGCTTGCTTCGATCTCATAGAAGTACTTTCCGGCCGGAGCTGGTTTCCCGTTCAACTGACCGTCCCACTTGTAGTCGGCTGAATAGTAGTACGGTGTGTTGCGTCCGCCGTCGAAGTAGTTTTTGCGTAACTCATCGTCTTGACGGAGCGTACGGACGACGTTGCCAGCTTCGTCGACGATGCGATATTTGACATCTTTGGCGTTTCGGAGCAACGAGAACACCGGTGTGGCTGCGTCTTTCACTCCATCACCGTCCGGAGAGAAGGCGATCGAATCGAAGTTCAATGAATTATCGAGGTTCACGCCTAGGTAATTCCCAGTCTGATCAACCATTCCTGCCGTTTCGTAGAACGATCCCGACTCATACACCGATGCATCGAAGATCGGTGCTTTGCCCCAGTCGCCTTCGAATCCGACGAATGGCACGACGAGGTCCGGGTTGCCTTCTGATCCTTTCGAATCGGTCAAGCGGACGAAGCCGTCGACGAAGTAGCCGTTCTCGAACACGTCTTTCGCTGCCACGAGGCCGCTCAACGTTTTCGGGTTCAACACTTGTGCTTTCGAGACATCGACAGCGACTTTGATTTCTGTCTTTTGCTTCGGTTTTAGCTTCACAGCGTTCACACGTTTACCATTGATCGTCACTGTCGCGTTTTGAAGCGGCTGGGCTTCCATCGCGTTTTGAATGACACCTGCCGTGCGCTCGATTGCGAGGTCAGTCTGGAGTGACGACGACACGTCGTACGAGACGGCTTCGTTCGACAAGTTCTCGACGACAAGCGTGAACGTCGCTTTACTGCGGTTCAATTCTTTCAGTGCGACTTTCGCTTCTTTCGACGTTTTCTCGTAAGCGACGGCCGGAGTCGAGACGGCGGCATGCAATTGCATCAAGCCGGCTCCACCGCGACGTGGCGTGTACGGGATGTTTTGTTTCAATTGTTGGTTGTACGGACCGATGTCGGTCACGGCTTTCGACGTGTTGATTAACAAGTTCTTCGCCATCGTGACCCGGTCGACGCCGTCGAGAACAAACTGTTCGTCGACACGTTGAAGGACGAGGGCGGCTCCGCCTGCGACGTGAGGGGCTGCCATCGACGTCCCGCTCATGAGCCCGTATTGGTTATCGTTGAGCGTCGAGAAAATCTGACCGCCCGGAGCCGAGATTTCAGGTTTGAAGTCAAGGTTTGGCGTCACGCCCCACGATGTGAAGTTCGATAAGGCGCCGGCCGCGCGGTTGGCGACGCTAATACGGTCCCCGTTGAACCCGATGCGCATCTGTTCGCCAGCGACGAGACGGTCGCGTAACTCGTTACCGTCTTTAATGCTGAGGGAGGCCATCGGAATTTTTGGGTTGGCGAGCGCCATGCTGACGTAGTCACCATGACCGACCGCGCCTCGCACGATAACTCCGGCCGCGCCTTGCGCTTCGGCCGTCAGTTGGATGTTCGAGTAGAAGTAGGCACCGTCGCGAACAGCAACGACAATCTTCCCTTTGACGTCTTTGCCGACGTATTGGCTAGGCTGACCGTCGCCGACGTAGACGATATCATATTCGCCGTTTGAAAATGCAGGTCCGTCTTGTTTCTTCCAACCGATTTTCTCGGTCTTCTCGCCTGAACGGACCGAGAAGGCGTCGAGTTGGATTTGGTCGTTCTCGAGAGAGGCGACCGATGTCGAGGCGGAGCTGACACTCGGGGCACCGACGACGCCCGTGTCCGGGTTATTGGCGTAAGGCAAGTCGTAGCCGTTTCCGAAGTAGGCCGAGTTTCCTGCCGAGATCGACATGAACACACCGTTGTCGACTGCGCGCTGGACGGCTTGTTGTTCTGGCGAATCCGCACTGACGAACCCTGCCGTCGAACCGAGGCTCATGTTGATGACGTCGGCACCAAGTTTGATGGCATCGTCGATCGCTTTAATATAGATGTCCCCGTAAGTCGAAGCGTAGTTCGGGTCATTACTGAACACTTTAAGACCGAGTACTTGTGCTTCCGGCGCCACACCTTTCAAGCCACCGGTCGCTTCATCCCCGTTCGCGGCGACCGTGCCGGAGACGTGCATCCCGTGCATCGAGGCGCCCGGTGAATCGTCGCGGATGTCATCGTTCTCATCGTAGTAGTTGTAGGCGTATGGAACTTTATCGTTTATGTAGGCACCTGCCAAACCGAAGTCGGTAACAGCGGACGCTACTTCTGATTCGGATAGCTCTGCTTTTGAGCGGTCGCTCAATCGGAAGTCGCGGTGGTCCGCGTCGACGCCTGTGTCGATGACGGCGACAATCGTTCCTTCACCCGTATAACCGTAGTCGCCCCATGTTTGTTGCGATTGGACCATGCCGTTGCTCGTCACCATGTCAGGCTTCACTTCCGGACGCTCATATTCGTTGACGAGGTGGATGGCGGCAACTTCAGGTAACGCCTCGACTTTTTGAATGTCTGACGTCGTCATGAACGTACTGAAGCCGTTGAACACGGTCGTGAATTCTTCGATCGGCTCAGCTTTCACACCTTTTTTTGAAATCGCATCTTTCGCTTTCTTTTGTTCCGCTTTGACGAGACCGTGGGCCCGGTCTTTCTCTGTTTTCGTGAGGGCGTTAAACTTCTTTCCTTTTTGTTTCGCTTGCTCGATGGCAGGGGCGCCGATGAGCTCGACGACGACGCGTACTTTTTCATGCTTGTCCGTGACTTCGATACTTTGTTTCACAGATGGTTTCGCGAGTACAGGTTCAGCACCGAGACCGAGTAGGCCTGGCGTCAACGCGAGGCACGTCGCGAGGGATACGTTTACGTAAAACTTAGGTTGTGGCAAAATGATGTCCTCCAATCAATTTTTAAATGATTTAATCCATTTGTGGAAAATCATAGCGGAATAACGATGATAAATCCTGTATTTTTTAAACGATAGGGTAATGAATTTGAACAAATTAAAAAATTCTGACAATTACTTTTGACCTACCTCTCCAACGGCGAGGTAGGTCTTTTTTCATTTAGTGTGAAAAAAACTAAAAATTCATCTCATTCAAAAACAATTCACTTGAGATTTTTTTGGAAAGTTGGTATTGTCGGTGTATAGAATTCATATAAAACATATCAACATAGTCGGAATAAAAAGGATGAGGTGAATCGATGGGGCTTCAGTTCATGGAAATCTTCAAAGAATGGGCGTCGCAGTACGATGAGACAGTGAGCGGGCACGACGAACAATATAAAGAAGTGTTCGCCGGATATGACACGATGCTTGACGAGGTCGTTGAGCAGTTAGAAGGGCGCGTCATGGAGTTTGGCGTCGGGACGGGTAATTTGAGTGCCCGTATTCTAAAACAGCACGAGTTGATCGCGATCGAGCCTTCTGATGAGATGCGGGAGGTAGCGGTTCAAAAGCTCGGGATTGAAGTGGAGACAGGCGACTTCTTGAACTACCCGGCCGAGCAACGCGTTGATTCGATTGTATCGTCCTACGCGTTCCACCATTTGACGGACGACGAAAAACGTCAGGCAATCGAGAGTTACGTCAACGACCTCGATTCCCCTCGCTTCGTCCTGCTCGACACAATGTTCGCGTCTGTCGAGGCACGAACGGAAATCATCGATTGGGCCGTATCGCAAGGTTTCACTGACTTGGTAGAAGATTTGAATCGCGAGTATTATCCGTACACAGACACGATCCGCTCGATTTTAGAAGACAACGGATACGCTGTGCAGATGGAACAGAAAAACAAATTCGTTTGGCTCGTCGTAGCCACGAAACAATCAGGAGGAACGCAATCATGAAAAGTTATAAAGTCGAAAGCTTTAACTTAGACCATACAAAAGTACAAGCGCCTTACGTCCGTTTAGCCGGAGTGAAGAAAGGAACGGCCGATACGATTTATAAATATGACATCCGCTTCATTCAACCGAACGAGGGGCTCATGCCGATGCGGGCCGTCCACTCGCTCG
Encoded here:
- a CDS encoding class I SAM-dependent methyltransferase gives rise to the protein MGLQFMEIFKEWASQYDETVSGHDEQYKEVFAGYDTMLDEVVEQLEGRVMEFGVGTGNLSARILKQHELIAIEPSDEMREVAVQKLGIEVETGDFLNYPAEQRVDSIVSSYAFHHLTDDEKRQAIESYVNDLDSPRFVLLDTMFASVEARTEIIDWAVSQGFTDLVEDLNREYYPYTDTIRSILEDNGYAVQMEQKNKFVWLVVATKQSGGTQS
- a CDS encoding S8 family serine peptidase; the encoded protein is MPQPKFYVNVSLATCLALTPGLLGLGAEPVLAKPSVKQSIEVTDKHEKVRVVVELIGAPAIEQAKQKGKKFNALTKTEKDRAHGLVKAEQKKAKDAISKKGVKAEPIEEFTTVFNGFSTFMTTSDIQKVEALPEVAAIHLVNEYERPEVKPDMVTSNGMVQSQQTWGDYGYTGEGTIVAVIDTGVDADHRDFRLSDRSKAELSESEVASAVTDFGLAGAYINDKVPYAYNYYDENDDIRDDSPGASMHGMHVSGTVAANGDEATGGLKGVAPEAQVLGLKVFSNDPNYASTYGDIYIKAIDDAIKLGADVINMSLGSTAGFVSADSPEQQAVQRAVDNGVFMSISAGNSAYFGNGYDLPYANNPDTGVVGAPSVSSASTSVASLENDQIQLDAFSVRSGEKTEKIGWKKQDGPAFSNGEYDIVYVGDGQPSQYVGKDVKGKIVVAVRDGAYFYSNIQLTAEAQGAAGVIVRGAVGHGDYVSMALANPKIPMASLSIKDGNELRDRLVAGEQMRIGFNGDRISVANRAAGALSNFTSWGVTPNLDFKPEISAPGGQIFSTLNDNQYGLMSGTSMAAPHVAGGAALVLQRVDEQFVLDGVDRVTMAKNLLINTSKAVTDIGPYNQQLKQNIPYTPRRGGAGLMQLHAAVSTPAVAYEKTSKEAKVALKELNRSKATFTLVVENLSNEAVSYDVSSSLQTDLAIERTAGVIQNAMEAQPLQNATVTINGKRVNAVKLKPKQKTEIKVAVDVSKAQVLNPKTLSGLVAAKDVFENGYFVDGFVRLTDSKGSEGNPDLVVPFVGFEGDWGKAPIFDASVYESGSFYETAGMVDQTGNYLGVNLDNSLNFDSIAFSPDGDGVKDAATPVFSLLRNAKDVKYRIVDEAGNVVRTLRQDDELRKNYFDGGRNTPYYYSADYKWDGQLNGKPAPAGKYFYEIEASIDYMKKEVQKLRFPVKVDYTDPTFTAKWLQDSLAVQAKDDFAGVRSVEYLVNGKAVATSMNASASHTFASLSETDNVSVRVTDHAGNSTTKAVAYSTDAEKPGVFLTAPLALAPYATSVIPISGSIQDASAIQSFQVDGIDVPLTFNESTKRYDFNTTRTFVDGVHKLRFVAEDAAGNVANFQRTIFVDATPATISFGKLPKNINKNQQTVRLDVTVKDNFDEVKLLVNGDLKFSQALKAPYEMRPFSRTETLTLPVVSGENTFTFEAVDLAGNVTKETITLTKK